Proteins from a genomic interval of Helicoverpa armigera isolate CAAS_96S chromosome 9, ASM3070526v1, whole genome shotgun sequence:
- the LOC110369939 gene encoding uncharacterized protein LOC110369939 isoform X3 gives MGAYLSEPVTEKVSSDEANDKLECGASSMQGWRVNQEDAHNTILEYDVNTSLFAVYDGHGGAEVATYCSQNLPNFIKNTEAYKSGELTKALEDAFLGFDATIATKEVMDILKELAGEINPPGPSDNEEESEDDNVSNLYQEARLPLQEVLAKYENKLSTLHRARLGDTATPLSPCLRAKKNTEEAGGSGAGGSGSSSGIAVAAGSSSEQPAVEASSSKNGLSSTKEVAEGSNADEDTGGVSSTNSNEEDKDVNGEVSTSEPAEKAKEPVAMEVDKANSTAPDSSEDNCLQPEQSGDAKSSVAAGNGATSEACNGEVTDSKQVDGEESNITSSNGSATPAKGKAKDKTAAVSSSDTKGRDRPKNAKIRRAAAAVYETLLRQAAEEDDDESDSNDETFEGGEINSSDDENVNGVEESSNDGDGEEDEDEDELEAESSDDDGEEDISMNEEPGNDSGCTAVVALLRGNELYVANAGDSRCIICREGKAIDMSIDHKPEDTPELERINKAGGKVSNDGRINGGLNLSRAIGDHSYKQNKDLGAKEQMITALPDVKTLTIDPEKDQFMVLACDGIWNFMSSQDVCDFILPRLAEGRERLSQICEEMFDHCLAPSTMGDGTGCDNMTAIIVRFKGGVISEVGQHTSNAEGAKKRAAEEEHNQEEQQDSKRQKFDDPLSSSVVTSSV, from the exons ATGGGTGCGTATTTGTCTGAGCCCGTTACAGAAAAAGTGTCCAGCGATGAAGCTAACGATAAACTTGAGTGCGGCGCAAGCTCCATGCAGGGATGGCGTGTCAATCAAGAG GATGCACACAACACAATTCTGGAGTATGATGTGAACACATCACTGTTTGCTGTGTATGATGGGCATGGGGGAGCAGAAGTGGCCACATATTGTTCCCAAAATCTGCcgaatttcattaaaaacacaGAGGCTTACAAAAGTGGTGAGCTCACGAAAGCTTTGGAAGATGCTTTCCTTGGATTTGACGCTACTATTGCCACCAAAGAAGTTATGGACATCCTAAAGGAGTTAGCTG gtGAAATCAATCCACCAGGTCCAAGTGACAATGAGGAAGAATCTGAAGATGACAATGTGAGCAACTTATACCAAGAGGCGAGACTCCCATTACAG GAAGTATTGGCTAAGTATGAGAACAAGCTGAGCACTCTTCATCGTGCACGTCTCGGAGACACTGCTACTCCACTGTCTCCATGCCTTCGCGCCAAGAAGAACACAGAGGAAGCCGGTGGTTCAG GTGCAGGAGGATCAGGTTCAAGTTCTGGCATAGCAGTAGCAGCTGGCTCCAGCTCAGAACAGCCGGCTGTAGAAGCATCGTCCAGCAAGAATGGCTTGTCCTCTACTAAAGAGGTTGCAGAGGGCAGCAATGCCGATGAAGACACTGGTGGTGTTTCCTCTACCAACTCCAATGAAGAAGATAAGGATGTGAATGGAGAA gtatcCACCAGTGAGCCTGCTGAGAAAGCCAAGGAGCCTGTCGCAATGGAGGTAGACAAAGCCAACTCCACAGCCCCAGACAGTTCGGAAGATAATTGCCTTCAGCCAGAGCAGAGCGGTGATGCCAAGAGCTCAGTGGCTGCAGGCAACGGTGCTACTTCTGAAGCCTGTAATGGAGAGGTCACAGACTCTAAGCAAGTTGATGGTGAAGAAAGTAATATAACCTCATCAAATGGATCTGCCACACCTGCTAAGGGTAAAGCCAAAG ATAAAACAGCAGCAGTATCAAGTTCAGATACTAAAGGGCGCGACAGGCCTAAGAACGCCAAGATCAGGCGTGCCGCTGCCGCCGTCTACGAGACATTATTGCGTCAAGCGGCAGAGGAAGATGATGACGAAAGTGACTCCAATGACGAAACCTTCGAAGGAGGAGAGATCAACTCATCTGATGATGAGAATGTAAATGGTGTGGAGGAGTCTTCAAATGATG GAGATGGAGAGGAGGATGAAGACGAGGATGAATTGGAGGCTGAATCAAGTGATGACGATGGAGAGGAGGATATCTCTATGAATGAGGAGCCTGGCAATGACAGTGGTTGCACGGCAGTTGTGGCATTGCTCAGGG GTAATGAACTTTATGTAGCCAATGCTGGTGACTCGCGCTGCATCATATGCCGAGAAGGCAAAGCGATAGATATGTCAATAGACCACAAACCAGAAGACACCCCTGAGCTCGAAAGAATTAACAAAGCTGGTGGAAAAGTCTCGAATGACGGCCGTATTAATGGCGGCCTTAACTTATCGCGTGCCATTGGTGACCACTCATACAAGCAGAATAAAGATTTGGGTGCGAAAGAACAGATGATCACTGCATTGCCTGATGTGAAGACGTTAACGATTGACCCAGAGAAGGATCAGTTCATGGTGCTGGCATGTGATGGTATATGGAACTTTATGTCTAGTCAAGATGTTTGTGACTTCATTCTGCCGAGGTTAGCCGAAGGTCGAGAGAGGTTGTCACAGATCTGCGAGGAG ATGTTCGACCACTGCTTAGCGCCGAGCACAATGGGCGACGGAACCGGCTGCGACAATATGACAGCTATTATTGTACGGTTCAAAGGCGGCGTAATCAGCGAGGTAGGACAGCACACAAGTAACGCGGAGGGAGCCAAGAAACGTGCCGCTGAAGAAGAGCACAACCAAGAGGAACAACAGGACTCGAAAAGGCAAAAATTCGACGATCCCCTCTCAAGTTCAGTAGTGACTTCAAGTGTCTAA
- the LOC110369939 gene encoding probable protein phosphatase CG10417 isoform X1, which translates to MGAYLSEPVTEKVSSDEANDKLECGASSMQGWRVNQEDAHNTILEYDVNTSLFAVYDGHGGAEVATYCSQNLPNFIKNTEAYKSGELTKALEDAFLGFDATIATKEVMDILKELAGEINPPGPSDNEEESEDDNVSNLYQEARLPLQEVLAKYENKLSTLHRARLGDTATPLSPCLRAKKNTEEAGGSGAGGSGSSSGIAVAAGSSSEQPAVEASSSKNGLSSTKEVAEGSNADEDTGGVSSTNSNEEDKDVNGEVSTSEPAEKAKEPVAMEVDKANSTAPDSSEDNCLQPEQSGDAKSSVAAGNGATSEACNGEVTDSKQVDGEESNITSSNGSATPAKGKAKDKTAAVSSSDTKGRDRPKNAKIRRAAAAVYETLLRQAAEEDDDESDSNDETFEGGEINSSDDENVNGVEESSNDGNMPILECSAGDGEEDEDEDELEAESSDDDGEEDISMNEEPGNDSGCTAVVALLRGNELYVANAGDSRCIICREGKAIDMSIDHKPEDTPELERINKAGGKVSNDGRINGGLNLSRAIGDHSYKQNKDLGAKEQMITALPDVKTLTIDPEKDQFMVLACDGIWNFMSSQDVCDFILPRLAEGRERLSQICEEMFDHCLAPSTMGDGTGCDNMTAIIVRFKGGVISEVGQHTSNAEGAKKRAAEEEHNQEEQQDSKRQKFDDPLSSSVVTSSV; encoded by the exons ATGGGTGCGTATTTGTCTGAGCCCGTTACAGAAAAAGTGTCCAGCGATGAAGCTAACGATAAACTTGAGTGCGGCGCAAGCTCCATGCAGGGATGGCGTGTCAATCAAGAG GATGCACACAACACAATTCTGGAGTATGATGTGAACACATCACTGTTTGCTGTGTATGATGGGCATGGGGGAGCAGAAGTGGCCACATATTGTTCCCAAAATCTGCcgaatttcattaaaaacacaGAGGCTTACAAAAGTGGTGAGCTCACGAAAGCTTTGGAAGATGCTTTCCTTGGATTTGACGCTACTATTGCCACCAAAGAAGTTATGGACATCCTAAAGGAGTTAGCTG gtGAAATCAATCCACCAGGTCCAAGTGACAATGAGGAAGAATCTGAAGATGACAATGTGAGCAACTTATACCAAGAGGCGAGACTCCCATTACAG GAAGTATTGGCTAAGTATGAGAACAAGCTGAGCACTCTTCATCGTGCACGTCTCGGAGACACTGCTACTCCACTGTCTCCATGCCTTCGCGCCAAGAAGAACACAGAGGAAGCCGGTGGTTCAG GTGCAGGAGGATCAGGTTCAAGTTCTGGCATAGCAGTAGCAGCTGGCTCCAGCTCAGAACAGCCGGCTGTAGAAGCATCGTCCAGCAAGAATGGCTTGTCCTCTACTAAAGAGGTTGCAGAGGGCAGCAATGCCGATGAAGACACTGGTGGTGTTTCCTCTACCAACTCCAATGAAGAAGATAAGGATGTGAATGGAGAA gtatcCACCAGTGAGCCTGCTGAGAAAGCCAAGGAGCCTGTCGCAATGGAGGTAGACAAAGCCAACTCCACAGCCCCAGACAGTTCGGAAGATAATTGCCTTCAGCCAGAGCAGAGCGGTGATGCCAAGAGCTCAGTGGCTGCAGGCAACGGTGCTACTTCTGAAGCCTGTAATGGAGAGGTCACAGACTCTAAGCAAGTTGATGGTGAAGAAAGTAATATAACCTCATCAAATGGATCTGCCACACCTGCTAAGGGTAAAGCCAAAG ATAAAACAGCAGCAGTATCAAGTTCAGATACTAAAGGGCGCGACAGGCCTAAGAACGCCAAGATCAGGCGTGCCGCTGCCGCCGTCTACGAGACATTATTGCGTCAAGCGGCAGAGGAAGATGATGACGAAAGTGACTCCAATGACGAAACCTTCGAAGGAGGAGAGATCAACTCATCTGATGATGAGAATGTAAATGGTGTGGAGGAGTCTTCAAATGATG GTAACATGCCAATTCTTGAATGTTCTGCAGGAGATGGAGAGGAGGATGAAGACGAGGATGAATTGGAGGCTGAATCAAGTGATGACGATGGAGAGGAGGATATCTCTATGAATGAGGAGCCTGGCAATGACAGTGGTTGCACGGCAGTTGTGGCATTGCTCAGGG GTAATGAACTTTATGTAGCCAATGCTGGTGACTCGCGCTGCATCATATGCCGAGAAGGCAAAGCGATAGATATGTCAATAGACCACAAACCAGAAGACACCCCTGAGCTCGAAAGAATTAACAAAGCTGGTGGAAAAGTCTCGAATGACGGCCGTATTAATGGCGGCCTTAACTTATCGCGTGCCATTGGTGACCACTCATACAAGCAGAATAAAGATTTGGGTGCGAAAGAACAGATGATCACTGCATTGCCTGATGTGAAGACGTTAACGATTGACCCAGAGAAGGATCAGTTCATGGTGCTGGCATGTGATGGTATATGGAACTTTATGTCTAGTCAAGATGTTTGTGACTTCATTCTGCCGAGGTTAGCCGAAGGTCGAGAGAGGTTGTCACAGATCTGCGAGGAG ATGTTCGACCACTGCTTAGCGCCGAGCACAATGGGCGACGGAACCGGCTGCGACAATATGACAGCTATTATTGTACGGTTCAAAGGCGGCGTAATCAGCGAGGTAGGACAGCACACAAGTAACGCGGAGGGAGCCAAGAAACGTGCCGCTGAAGAAGAGCACAACCAAGAGGAACAACAGGACTCGAAAAGGCAAAAATTCGACGATCCCCTCTCAAGTTCAGTAGTGACTTCAAGTGTCTAA
- the LOC110369939 gene encoding probable protein phosphatase CG10417 isoform X2, with protein MGAYLSEPVTEKVSSDEANDKLECGASSMQGWRVNQEDAHNTILEYDVNTSLFAVYDGHGGAEVATYCSQNLPNFIKNTEAYKSGELTKALEDAFLGFDATIATKEVMDILKELAGPSDNEEESEDDNVSNLYQEARLPLQEVLAKYENKLSTLHRARLGDTATPLSPCLRAKKNTEEAGGSGAGGSGSSSGIAVAAGSSSEQPAVEASSSKNGLSSTKEVAEGSNADEDTGGVSSTNSNEEDKDVNGEVSTSEPAEKAKEPVAMEVDKANSTAPDSSEDNCLQPEQSGDAKSSVAAGNGATSEACNGEVTDSKQVDGEESNITSSNGSATPAKGKAKDKTAAVSSSDTKGRDRPKNAKIRRAAAAVYETLLRQAAEEDDDESDSNDETFEGGEINSSDDENVNGVEESSNDGNMPILECSAGDGEEDEDEDELEAESSDDDGEEDISMNEEPGNDSGCTAVVALLRGNELYVANAGDSRCIICREGKAIDMSIDHKPEDTPELERINKAGGKVSNDGRINGGLNLSRAIGDHSYKQNKDLGAKEQMITALPDVKTLTIDPEKDQFMVLACDGIWNFMSSQDVCDFILPRLAEGRERLSQICEEMFDHCLAPSTMGDGTGCDNMTAIIVRFKGGVISEVGQHTSNAEGAKKRAAEEEHNQEEQQDSKRQKFDDPLSSSVVTSSV; from the exons ATGGGTGCGTATTTGTCTGAGCCCGTTACAGAAAAAGTGTCCAGCGATGAAGCTAACGATAAACTTGAGTGCGGCGCAAGCTCCATGCAGGGATGGCGTGTCAATCAAGAG GATGCACACAACACAATTCTGGAGTATGATGTGAACACATCACTGTTTGCTGTGTATGATGGGCATGGGGGAGCAGAAGTGGCCACATATTGTTCCCAAAATCTGCcgaatttcattaaaaacacaGAGGCTTACAAAAGTGGTGAGCTCACGAAAGCTTTGGAAGATGCTTTCCTTGGATTTGACGCTACTATTGCCACCAAAGAAGTTATGGACATCCTAAAGGAGTTAGCTG GTCCAAGTGACAATGAGGAAGAATCTGAAGATGACAATGTGAGCAACTTATACCAAGAGGCGAGACTCCCATTACAG GAAGTATTGGCTAAGTATGAGAACAAGCTGAGCACTCTTCATCGTGCACGTCTCGGAGACACTGCTACTCCACTGTCTCCATGCCTTCGCGCCAAGAAGAACACAGAGGAAGCCGGTGGTTCAG GTGCAGGAGGATCAGGTTCAAGTTCTGGCATAGCAGTAGCAGCTGGCTCCAGCTCAGAACAGCCGGCTGTAGAAGCATCGTCCAGCAAGAATGGCTTGTCCTCTACTAAAGAGGTTGCAGAGGGCAGCAATGCCGATGAAGACACTGGTGGTGTTTCCTCTACCAACTCCAATGAAGAAGATAAGGATGTGAATGGAGAA gtatcCACCAGTGAGCCTGCTGAGAAAGCCAAGGAGCCTGTCGCAATGGAGGTAGACAAAGCCAACTCCACAGCCCCAGACAGTTCGGAAGATAATTGCCTTCAGCCAGAGCAGAGCGGTGATGCCAAGAGCTCAGTGGCTGCAGGCAACGGTGCTACTTCTGAAGCCTGTAATGGAGAGGTCACAGACTCTAAGCAAGTTGATGGTGAAGAAAGTAATATAACCTCATCAAATGGATCTGCCACACCTGCTAAGGGTAAAGCCAAAG ATAAAACAGCAGCAGTATCAAGTTCAGATACTAAAGGGCGCGACAGGCCTAAGAACGCCAAGATCAGGCGTGCCGCTGCCGCCGTCTACGAGACATTATTGCGTCAAGCGGCAGAGGAAGATGATGACGAAAGTGACTCCAATGACGAAACCTTCGAAGGAGGAGAGATCAACTCATCTGATGATGAGAATGTAAATGGTGTGGAGGAGTCTTCAAATGATG GTAACATGCCAATTCTTGAATGTTCTGCAGGAGATGGAGAGGAGGATGAAGACGAGGATGAATTGGAGGCTGAATCAAGTGATGACGATGGAGAGGAGGATATCTCTATGAATGAGGAGCCTGGCAATGACAGTGGTTGCACGGCAGTTGTGGCATTGCTCAGGG GTAATGAACTTTATGTAGCCAATGCTGGTGACTCGCGCTGCATCATATGCCGAGAAGGCAAAGCGATAGATATGTCAATAGACCACAAACCAGAAGACACCCCTGAGCTCGAAAGAATTAACAAAGCTGGTGGAAAAGTCTCGAATGACGGCCGTATTAATGGCGGCCTTAACTTATCGCGTGCCATTGGTGACCACTCATACAAGCAGAATAAAGATTTGGGTGCGAAAGAACAGATGATCACTGCATTGCCTGATGTGAAGACGTTAACGATTGACCCAGAGAAGGATCAGTTCATGGTGCTGGCATGTGATGGTATATGGAACTTTATGTCTAGTCAAGATGTTTGTGACTTCATTCTGCCGAGGTTAGCCGAAGGTCGAGAGAGGTTGTCACAGATCTGCGAGGAG ATGTTCGACCACTGCTTAGCGCCGAGCACAATGGGCGACGGAACCGGCTGCGACAATATGACAGCTATTATTGTACGGTTCAAAGGCGGCGTAATCAGCGAGGTAGGACAGCACACAAGTAACGCGGAGGGAGCCAAGAAACGTGCCGCTGAAGAAGAGCACAACCAAGAGGAACAACAGGACTCGAAAAGGCAAAAATTCGACGATCCCCTCTCAAGTTCAGTAGTGACTTCAAGTGTCTAA